In Primulina eburnea isolate SZY01 chromosome 14, ASM2296580v1, whole genome shotgun sequence, the following proteins share a genomic window:
- the LOC140812854 gene encoding pentatricopeptide repeat-containing protein DOT4, chloroplastic-like, which produces MSHALRCRVAHQLFEAITVRGPASSQVTANRGSRSNFPLKSPNLVDPFEYFNENDVPKSWASKISSLVRENQPREAIRVFKSILVNRRSSNFVTVLSVIKAVGLIRSKDMVFGIHGYAIKVGCIDSEVSVVTALVGVYSSFDMGNAWKLFNQTANRDVVLWSAMVSACVSNGEYLEAFKLLKEMVFFGVQPNHVTVASILPVCAGLGALNIGKEIHDHCIKKVFYTNTVFQNSLLGMYSRCGDLKAALLVFNDMQNKDIVSWRIVIHGCVENDSPRQALELFLKFRCSSFEKVDEFIILEVIGAYSELVENFIRNGFHSLVLKTGFTGFVFVVTELLRVYAKFGYIESARSLFDQLDRKDLIAWSAMISVYAQSSRPNDAFDLLRQMQLANQKPNEFSYVSLLQACISINAIEIGESIQAQIIKDGYSNNTFIMSSLIDMYCRFGKVRQGESIFSENFTNDFMCWSSMINGYAINGCGEEVLECFSNMLSLGIEPNDIIFISVLSSCSHSGLEYEGWNWFYAMEETYGIRPNLAHYACMVDMLSRQGNVEEALEFVYKMPIQPDKRIWGALLAGVQNTRGNIDILELVVEKLNSLDPENTSYLVVLSNLYAEHGRWEEVEKLRNMIDNKSLKKIMGYTTVLS; this is translated from the coding sequence ATGTCCCATGCGTTGCGCTGTAGAGTCGCACACCAACTGTTCGAGGCAATCACCGTGAGAGGCCCTGCATCTTCTCAGGTCACAGCAAACCGCGGAAGCCGCAGTAATTTTCCTCTAAAAAGCCCAAATTTGGTCGATCCTTTTGAGTATTTTAACGAGAACGACGTCCCAAAATCATGGGCGTCAAAAATATCGAGTTTGGTTAGGGAAAACCAGCCCCGAGAGGCCATACGCGTCTTCAAGTCAATTCTCGTAAACAGACGAAGCTCGAATTTTGTGACGGTTTTGAGTGTGATCAAGGCTGTTGGTTTGATTAGATCGAAAGATATGGTGTTTGGGATTCATGGGTATGCAATAAAAGTGGGGTGTATTGATTCAGAAGTATCGGTTGTAACAGCGCTTGTTGGTGTCTACTCTTCTTTTGATATGGGAAATGCCTGGAAATTATTTAATCAGACAGCTAATAGAGACGTAGTGTTGTGGAGTGCAATGGTTTCAGCATGTGTGAGCAATGGTGAGTATCTTGAGGCCTTTAAGTTATTAAAGGAAATGGTATTTTTCGGCGTGCAGCCAAATCATGTGACAGTTGCAAGTATATTGCCTGTGTGTGCTGGTCTTGGTGCATTGAATATCGGGAAAGAAATTCATGATCATTGTATCAAAAAGGTGTTTTATACTAACACAGTTTTTCAAAATTCGCTCCTGGGTATGTATTCTAGATGTGGGGATTTGAAGGCAGCACTTCTTGTTTTCAATGACATGCAGAATAAGGATATTGTTTCTTGGAGGATTGTGATACACGGTTGTGTTGAAAACGACTCTCCACGGCAGGCATTAGAGCTCTTTCTTAAATTCCGATGTTCTAGTTTTGAGAAAGTAGATGAATTTATCATCCTAGAAGTAATCGGAGCTTATTCTGAACTGGTTGAGAATTTTATCAGGAATGGATTTCATAGCCTTGTTCTGAAAACAGGATTTACTGGATTTGTTTTTGTAGTTACTGAGCTTCTTCGAGTGTATGCAAAATTTGGCTATATTGAGTCTGCTAGAAGCTTATTCGACCAGCTTGATAGGAAAGATCTTATTGCGTGGAGTGCTATGATCTCAGTTTATGCTCAAAGTAGTCGACCTAATGATGCTTTTGATCTTTTAAGACAGATGCAATTAGCAAACCAGAAACCTAATGAGTTCTCTTATGTTAGTTTGTTACAAGCTTGCATTTCAATTAATGCTATAGAGATTGGAGAAAGCATACAAGCACAAATCATAAAAGACGGATATTCAAACAACACGTTTATAATGTCTTCTTTAATTGACATGTACTGCAGATTTGGAAAAGTTAGGCAAGGTGAGTCCATTTTCAGTGAAAATTTCACCAATGATTTCATGTGTTGGAGTTCAATGATTAATGGTTATGCGATCAATGGCTGCGGAGAAGAGGTTCTTGAGTGTTTTTCGAACATGCTGTCTTTAGGTATAGAACCTaatgatataatttttatttcggTTCTCTCTTCTTGTAGCCACAGTGGTCTTGAGTATGAGGGTTGGAACTGGTTTTATGCGATGGAAGAGACATATGGTATTAGACCAAACCTTGCTCACTATGCTTGCATGGTGGACATGCTTAGCCGACAAGGAAACGTTGAAGAGGCTCTTGAGTTTGTGTATAAAATGCCTATTCAACCAGATAAGCGGATATGGGGAGCTCTTCTTGCTGGGGTTCAAAACACTCGTGGAAATATTGATATTTTAGAACTTGTTGTCGAGAAACTGAACAGTTTGGACCCTGAAAATACCAGCTACTTGGTTGTTCTTTCCAACTTGTATGCAGAGCATGGTAGATGGGAAGAAGTTGAGAAGTTGAGAAACATGAT